From Chryseobacterium joostei, the proteins below share one genomic window:
- the galE gene encoding UDP-glucose 4-epimerase GalE, which produces MAILVTGGLGYIGSHTVVELLNNGFEVVIVDDLSNSERFILKNIEEIAGKKPVFYPFDLKRKELLNQVFDAHQIDGCINFAAFKAVGESQIKPVDYYENNMFSLINILQEFKERGISNFIFSSSCTVYGQADVMPIDENTPLKMPESVYGKTKQMGEEILIDFAKAYNRKISLLRYFNPIGAHPSAKLGELPIGIPNNLVPYVMQTAAGIREKLSIWGDDYPTVDGTAVRDYIYVVDLAKAHVAALKKLINDQSEEALIDTYNLGTGKGSSVLEVVKAFETANNVEVPYQICARREGDITIAYANPEKAENELGWKAETSLEESLKTTWEWQKYLNSRNS; this is translated from the coding sequence ATGGCAATACTTGTTACAGGAGGACTTGGATACATCGGTTCTCACACAGTAGTGGAACTTCTTAATAACGGCTTTGAAGTGGTTATTGTAGATGATTTATCCAATTCAGAGAGGTTTATTTTAAAAAATATTGAGGAAATTGCAGGTAAAAAGCCGGTTTTTTATCCCTTTGATCTAAAGCGAAAAGAACTGCTTAATCAGGTTTTTGATGCACACCAAATTGATGGCTGTATTAATTTTGCTGCTTTCAAAGCAGTGGGAGAGAGCCAGATAAAGCCTGTAGATTACTATGAAAACAATATGTTTTCCCTTATCAATATTTTGCAGGAGTTTAAAGAAAGAGGGATTTCCAATTTTATTTTCAGTTCATCATGCACCGTTTATGGACAAGCTGATGTGATGCCAATTGACGAAAATACTCCTTTAAAAATGCCTGAAAGTGTCTATGGAAAGACCAAGCAAATGGGAGAAGAGATCCTTATTGATTTTGCAAAGGCATACAACCGAAAAATTTCGTTATTAAGATATTTTAATCCCATTGGAGCGCATCCATCTGCAAAACTTGGAGAATTGCCAATAGGAATTCCTAATAATTTGGTTCCTTACGTAATGCAGACTGCTGCAGGAATACGTGAAAAGTTGAGTATTTGGGGTGATGATTATCCCACAGTAGACGGAACCGCTGTTCGTGATTATATTTATGTTGTTGATCTGGCAAAAGCCCATGTTGCTGCTTTGAAAAAACTTATTAACGATCAGTCTGAGGAAGCGTTGATTGATACTTACAATCTGGGAACAGGAAAAGGCTCATCTGTTTTGGAAGTAGTCAAAGCTTTTGAAACAGCAAATAATGTAGAGGTGCCTTATCAGATCTGTGCAAGAAGAGAAGGGGATATTACCATTGCTTATGCTAATCCAGAAAAAGCTGAAAATGAACTTGGGTGGAAAGCTGAAACCTCACTTGAAGAGTCATTGAAAACAACCTGGGAATGGCAAAAGTATCTGAACTCTAGAAACTCATAA
- a CDS encoding adenylyltransferase/cytidyltransferase family protein, with amino-acid sequence MKTQRIGITFSSFDLLHAGHIKMLEEAKTVCDYLIVGLQIDPSHDRPNKNKPSQTIVERYIQLKAVNAVDEIIPYYTEEDLLDILKSFVIDVRIIGDDYMDRDFTGKQYCEEKGIEIFYNKRDHRFSTSDLRKRIYEAEKEKASQKEPVK; translated from the coding sequence ATGAAGACACAAAGAATAGGTATTACATTTTCCTCATTCGACCTACTGCATGCAGGACATATCAAGATGCTTGAAGAAGCTAAAACAGTGTGCGATTACTTAATTGTTGGGCTACAAATTGATCCTTCTCATGACCGTCCCAACAAAAACAAGCCAAGCCAGACTATCGTTGAACGATACATTCAGCTGAAAGCGGTAAATGCTGTGGATGAAATCATTCCTTACTATACAGAAGAAGATCTTTTGGATATTTTAAAATCTTTTGTAATTGATGTAAGAATTATTGGTGATGATTATATGGACAGAGATTTTACAGGTAAGCAATACTGTGAAGAAAAGGGAATTGAGATTTTTTATAATAAAAGAGATCATCGCTTTTCTACCAGTGACTTAAGAAAAAGAATCTATGAAGCTGAAAAAGAAAAAGCATCCCAGAAAGAACCCGTAAAATAA
- the pnuC gene encoding nicotinamide riboside transporter PnuC yields the protein MNLYDLFVKPYESYDFLQIMLEASGAIFGTLSVYFSIKKNIWVYPTGIISTLIYVYILFNFGLLGDCLINVYYSVMSVYGWILWAKNSEDHVHVEVTWATKKEWLYAVILFILSLVLVTAIYYYKPYIDNKFSMESTSLGLYHLDWANWMDIFTTSIFLVGMWFMAKQRIENWIFWIIGDFICMPMMIFKGLGITSVQYLVFTIMAILGYLSWKKSFKEKKVQ from the coding sequence ATGAATTTATATGATCTTTTTGTAAAGCCTTATGAAAGCTATGATTTTCTACAAATCATGCTTGAAGCATCGGGTGCTATTTTCGGAACTCTGAGCGTATATTTTTCCATTAAAAAAAATATATGGGTTTACCCCACCGGCATCATCTCTACACTGATCTATGTATATATTCTTTTCAACTTTGGCTTATTGGGAGACTGCCTTATCAATGTGTATTATTCTGTGATGAGTGTGTATGGTTGGATTTTATGGGCAAAAAATTCTGAAGATCATGTTCATGTGGAAGTTACCTGGGCTACGAAAAAAGAATGGCTCTATGCCGTCATACTTTTTATCCTTAGTCTTGTACTGGTTACCGCTATCTATTATTATAAGCCTTATATTGATAATAAGTTTTCCATGGAAAGTACAAGTCTTGGATTATATCATTTGGATTGGGCTAATTGGATGGATATTTTTACCACTTCAATATTTTTAGTAGGAATGTGGTTTATGGCCAAACAGCGCATTGAGAACTGGATTTTCTGGATTATTGGAGATTTTATTTGCATGCCAATGATGATTTTTAAGGGTCTTGGTATCACTTCGGTTCAATATTTGGTATTTACTATAATGGCTATCTTAGGATACCTTAGTTGGAAAAAAAGTTTTAAAGAAAAAAAAGTACAATAA
- a CDS encoding DegT/DnrJ/EryC1/StrS family aminotransferase codes for MKKIQMVDLQSQYYKIKNDVDNAVLNVMDSAAFINGPEVKSFQNELESYLEVKHVIPCANGTDALQIALMALDLKEGDEVITADFTFAATVEVIHLLKLKSVLVDVDYDTFTISTDDLRKAITPKTKAIIPVHLFGQCANMEEILKIAEEHNLYVIEDNAQAIGAEYTFSDGTVKYAGTMSTVGTTSFFPSKNLGCYGDGGAIFTNNDELAHRLRGIVNHGMYERYYHDEVGVNSRLDSIQAAVLRKKLPHLDSYNEARRRAADYYDEAFAGHPNILTPKRSESSTHVFHQYTLRILNGKRNELQKFLTEKEIPAMIYYPVALRKQKAYFQESNDADFVNTDKLLDQVVSLPMHTELDEEQLKYITDAVLEFMK; via the coding sequence ATGAAAAAAATTCAGATGGTTGACTTGCAAAGTCAGTATTACAAAATAAAGAATGATGTAGACAATGCAGTTTTAAATGTAATGGATTCTGCGGCATTTATCAACGGTCCTGAAGTAAAGTCTTTCCAGAATGAATTGGAGTCTTATTTAGAAGTAAAGCACGTAATTCCGTGTGCTAATGGAACTGATGCATTACAGATTGCCCTTATGGCATTGGATCTGAAAGAAGGAGATGAGGTTATTACTGCTGATTTTACCTTTGCTGCAACAGTAGAAGTAATCCATTTGCTTAAATTAAAATCTGTTTTGGTAGATGTAGATTATGATACATTTACAATCTCAACAGATGATTTAAGAAAAGCAATTACTCCAAAAACAAAGGCGATTATTCCTGTACATTTGTTCGGACAATGTGCGAACATGGAAGAAATCCTTAAAATTGCTGAAGAGCACAATTTATATGTAATTGAAGACAATGCACAGGCAATAGGTGCAGAATATACATTTTCTGACGGAACGGTAAAGTATGCCGGAACAATGTCTACTGTGGGAACAACATCTTTCTTCCCATCAAAAAACCTGGGATGCTATGGTGATGGTGGTGCTATTTTTACCAATAATGACGAATTGGCTCACCGTTTAAGAGGAATCGTAAACCACGGAATGTACGAAAGATATTACCATGATGAAGTAGGAGTGAACTCCCGTTTGGATAGTATTCAGGCAGCGGTTTTAAGAAAAAAACTTCCTCACCTGGATTCTTACAATGAGGCAAGAAGAAGGGCAGCAGATTACTACGATGAAGCATTTGCCGGTCATCCAAATATACTTACTCCAAAAAGATCTGAGAGTTCTACCCACGTATTCCACCAGTATACCTTAAGAATCCTGAACGGAAAACGTAATGAACTTCAGAAATTCCTTACAGAAAAGGAAATTCCTGCAATGATTTACTATCCAGTGGCCCTAAGAAAGCAGAAAGCTTACTTCCAGGAAAGTAATGATGCAGATTTTGTGAATACAGACAAACTTCTGGATCAGGTAGTTTCTCTGCCAATGCATACAGAATTAGACGAAGAGCAGTTGAAGTATATTACAGACGCAGTGCTTGAGTTTATGAAATAA
- a CDS encoding methyltransferase domain-containing protein — protein MAWNPEVYDQFKEERSAPFFDLLNLVESRTGISVIDLGCGTGELTSKLLDYLEDSKVLGIDSSEEMLEKAAQFKTSRLIFEKRSIEEQLHLGDTYDLIISNAAIQWCNNHKELFPRIISKVNKGGQLAVQIPSNHEYVVHQLLRKIAGTEPYKTAYHSWERESPVLKIEYYAKILFDNKGREITVYEKVFPHVLENAEAVFTWASGTAMLPYIERLPDDLKEQFKKDYKQELQNIFPDSPVFYPFKRTFISAKF, from the coding sequence ATGGCTTGGAATCCTGAAGTATACGACCAGTTTAAAGAAGAGCGATCAGCTCCATTTTTTGATTTATTAAACCTTGTTGAATCAAGGACAGGAATCTCTGTTATAGATCTGGGATGTGGAACCGGAGAGCTCACTTCTAAGCTCTTAGATTATTTAGAAGATTCCAAGGTTTTAGGGATAGATTCTTCAGAAGAAATGCTTGAAAAGGCAGCCCAGTTCAAAACAAGCAGGCTGATCTTTGAAAAAAGAAGTATAGAAGAGCAGCTTCATTTGGGAGATACCTATGATTTGATTATTTCAAATGCAGCAATCCAATGGTGTAATAATCATAAAGAACTTTTTCCAAGAATAATCAGTAAAGTTAATAAAGGAGGCCAATTAGCAGTACAAATACCATCCAATCATGAATATGTTGTACATCAACTGTTAAGAAAAATAGCGGGTACAGAGCCTTATAAAACAGCTTATCATTCATGGGAAAGAGAGTCTCCTGTTTTGAAGATAGAATACTATGCTAAAATATTATTTGACAATAAAGGAAGAGAAATTACCGTTTATGAGAAAGTATTTCCTCATGTTCTTGAAAATGCCGAAGCAGTATTTACTTGGGCTTCAGGAACAGCAATGCTTCCTTATATAGAACGACTTCCTGATGATTTGAAAGAACAATTTAAAAAAGACTATAAACAAGAATTACAAAACATCTTCCCTGATTCACCTGTCTTTTATCCATTTAAAAGAACATTTATTTCAGCGAAGTTTTAA
- a CDS encoding amino acid permease, which yields MSKIWVKKPLSAYEADMKKSELKKVLGKWSLTAIGVGAIIGGGIFVLTGTGAYYHAGPALAISFIIAGIACVFAALCYAEFASIIPVEGSAYAYAYGTVGEIFAWAMGWCLILEYAMASMAVSVSWSGYFTKFLKIFGVHLPGYLTSDPSSYTGDGFSMNLPAFILVLLITALLVKGTKEAAGANNLIVLMKTSAVIFVIIAGVYIIFSNTDLYNAVDGVKNWKPFIPDQVNIRNSEGDMVSAYGIKGIISGAAAIFFAYIGFDAVSTQAGEAINPKKDVPFAIIVSLLVCTALYICVSLVLTGMMHYTDFNPEGKYPDAIKAPVAYAFEIAGKHWASNVVTIAATVGLISVVMVMMMGQSRIFIGMAKDGLIPRFFGELHPKTRTPYKGIILLGVVVAFIAAFTPISTLADMTSFGTLFAFTLVCIAVWVMRKKEPNLIRPFKVPAYKIVVALGVFINVYLIFNLSAHALELSAVWLFLGGLVYFLYGKSNSKLNNPEKYKEID from the coding sequence ATGTCGAAAATTTGGGTTAAGAAACCACTAAGTGCCTATGAGGCAGATATGAAGAAAAGTGAGCTGAAAAAAGTCCTTGGAAAATGGAGTTTAACAGCAATTGGAGTAGGTGCTATCATTGGAGGTGGAATCTTTGTTCTTACGGGAACGGGAGCCTATTACCACGCAGGACCAGCGCTTGCAATCTCCTTTATTATAGCAGGTATTGCCTGTGTTTTTGCAGCATTGTGCTATGCAGAGTTTGCCTCCATCATTCCTGTTGAAGGTTCAGCTTATGCCTATGCTTATGGAACAGTAGGAGAAATTTTTGCATGGGCCATGGGGTGGTGTCTCATCCTGGAGTATGCTATGGCCAGTATGGCTGTTTCTGTGAGTTGGTCCGGATATTTTACCAAATTTTTGAAGATCTTTGGCGTTCATCTACCAGGATATCTTACCTCGGATCCGTCAAGTTATACAGGTGATGGATTTTCTATGAACTTACCTGCTTTCATCCTTGTTTTATTGATTACTGCATTGTTGGTAAAAGGGACAAAGGAAGCAGCAGGAGCAAATAACTTAATCGTTTTGATGAAGACTTCCGCGGTTATTTTTGTAATTATTGCCGGAGTTTATATTATTTTTTCCAATACTGATCTTTATAACGCTGTTGATGGTGTTAAAAACTGGAAGCCTTTTATTCCTGATCAGGTAAACATTAGAAATTCTGAAGGAGATATGGTTTCTGCCTATGGCATTAAAGGGATTATTTCCGGAGCCGCCGCTATCTTCTTTGCTTATATTGGTTTCGATGCTGTTTCTACACAAGCAGGTGAAGCTATTAATCCTAAGAAAGATGTTCCTTTTGCTATTATTGTTTCATTGTTAGTTTGTACAGCATTATACATCTGTGTATCTCTTGTATTGACAGGAATGATGCACTATACAGACTTTAATCCGGAAGGGAAATATCCTGATGCAATTAAAGCTCCTGTGGCTTATGCTTTTGAAATAGCAGGAAAGCACTGGGCAAGTAATGTAGTAACAATTGCTGCCACCGTAGGATTGATTTCTGTAGTAATGGTAATGATGATGGGACAGTCCAGAATCTTTATCGGAATGGCAAAAGATGGTTTGATTCCTAGGTTCTTCGGAGAACTTCACCCAAAAACAAGAACTCCTTACAAAGGAATTATCCTTTTAGGTGTGGTAGTAGCATTTATTGCTGCATTTACACCAATTTCTACATTGGCAGATATGACAAGTTTCGGAACTCTGTTTGCATTTACACTGGTTTGTATTGCAGTTTGGGTAATGAGAAAGAAAGAACCTAATTTGATCAGACCTTTCAAAGTTCCTGCTTACAAAATTGTTGTAGCATTAGGTGTATTTATTAATGTGTATTTAATATTTAACCTAAGTGCTCACGCATTGGAACTTTCTGCTGTATGGCTTTTCCTAGGAGGTCTAGTATATTTCCTTTATGGAAAATCAAACAGTAAACTTAACAATCCTGAAAAATACAAGGAAATAGATTAA
- the mltG gene encoding endolytic transglycosylase MltG: protein MKKAILIIILLVFVVAGFFGLRFYNKYFGNNVKKDGYILIPHKAEFKQILDSIAPYIKDRESFESVAKDKGLNTSFKAGRYHIESGKGNTDLVNMIKAGNQSANSFRIGDFGDMYQMIGKVTKKTELDSLHFVNDLDGVAQEKGYKSVEDLKKYFFIDTYNFFWTVSPREFFAKFEDQYNDFWTSERKNKEQQSGLTRDQIYALASIVYKESGGKKDEMKTIAGLYLNRYRKGMKLQSDPTVIYAINKQTNFKEPIKRVLYKHLSTPSPYNTYANAGIPPGPICVVDKNSVDAVLSAENNNYIFMCADPARFGYHKFTASAEEHAVNAKAYQNWLNSKNIK, encoded by the coding sequence ATGAAAAAAGCTATTCTCATTATCATTCTGCTGGTTTTTGTAGTCGCAGGATTTTTTGGTTTGAGATTTTATAATAAATACTTTGGAAACAATGTAAAAAAGGACGGCTATATTTTGATCCCTCATAAGGCAGAATTTAAGCAGATCCTGGACTCTATTGCTCCATACATTAAAGACCGCGAATCTTTTGAGTCTGTAGCCAAGGATAAAGGTCTTAATACAAGCTTTAAAGCCGGACGTTATCATATTGAAAGCGGTAAAGGCAATACGGACCTGGTAAACATGATTAAGGCTGGTAATCAATCTGCAAATTCTTTCAGAATCGGAGATTTTGGAGATATGTACCAAATGATTGGCAAGGTTACCAAAAAAACAGAACTGGATTCTTTACACTTTGTGAATGATCTGGATGGAGTTGCTCAGGAAAAAGGATACAAAAGCGTTGAAGATTTAAAAAAATATTTCTTCATTGATACTTATAATTTCTTCTGGACAGTAAGCCCAAGAGAATTCTTCGCAAAATTTGAAGATCAGTACAATGACTTCTGGACAAGTGAGAGAAAGAATAAAGAACAGCAGTCTGGGTTAACAAGGGACCAAATTTATGCCCTTGCTTCCATTGTTTATAAGGAATCCGGAGGAAAAAAAGATGAAATGAAAACGATTGCAGGATTATATTTAAACCGTTACAGAAAAGGCATGAAGCTTCAGTCTGATCCTACGGTGATTTATGCAATTAATAAGCAGACTAATTTTAAAGAACCTATTAAAAGAGTATTATATAAACATTTGTCTACTCCATCTCCTTATAATACATATGCCAATGCAGGTATCCCTCCGGGACCCATTTGTGTGGTAGATAAGAATTCGGTGGATGCTGTTTTGAGTGCAGAAAACAACAATTATATATTTATGTGTGCAGATCCTGCAAGATTCGGCTATCATAAGTTTACGGCAAGTGCTGAAGAGCATGCTGTAAATGCAAAAGCTTATCAAAACTGGCTCAATTCAAAAAATATAAAATAG
- a CDS encoding TonB-dependent receptor: MKNKTEIVNIFTRKTLGLTLVLSAAAMAFAQEKAGVSGIIVNKKNQPVPYASVTFSNKANTALSDAVLTDEKGQYQLQLTPGAYDITVEAIDYKKSVVNKNITGAGNIGALSIEAEATSTLDGKTKELQGVVITASAAKPYKVELDKRTYDPSQDIVSKGGNLQDVLSNVPSVSVDTDGTVSMRGSTNVKFLINGKPSSLLGIDDGANALQSIPADQIERIEVITNPSSKFEASGTSGILNIILKKNKKIGFNGSVVGTLGYFPRTALNANLSWRKNNWTWFVNGGGGYTENKTKNNSETTYHDIKFPTLDPIPTTPAEIAKVPNVPVHQYQNSVNKTYNKNYNVSAGFVYDISDKTSVNLTGLVRTFEGDGNELVNTYDSFYKYTGATSEPWKLLNPYTLRDSKSVFNNLAFQGDLGLDHKFDDNGQNLSLSLSLQRNRSNNNADILESVDNIPSVQDITRRHSVSKTVIGKADYELPVGENSKIEAGYRLDINDNTYDNFVSSTSNNPLIPNYNNNTDYKEMFNAFYLQFRSKIGNFGYQLGLRDEISNVKINYISQNPDKEPLNKTKNYNNLFPSVFLSYDISKNNQILVNYSRRIDRPRSFFMVPFPNYTNNQNIFEGNIDLNPSYVDSYEVGYNITKKKFTINPTLYYRHATDDTKMLVYRPDERQKVFYTKPENLGNDDRYGLDLNFTYDPFAWFKIMGSVDLFGYKTSGIATYKTIDVDGLTQVRSLDFTGSGFSTRLRLNTTFKLDKTLSVQLQGFYRGGQKTASQDRKDMYAINFGASKTIWKGDGTLSFNIQDIFNTRGMEVTNYSNDYTRSSYMQWQPRQFSIALTYRFKQGEKVEQPKKKKDINSNETGDDQQGGPI; the protein is encoded by the coding sequence ATGAAGAATAAGACAGAAATTGTCAATATTTTCACAAGAAAAACACTAGGACTTACTTTAGTACTTTCGGCGGCAGCAATGGCTTTCGCACAGGAAAAAGCAGGGGTTTCAGGGATCATTGTCAACAAGAAGAACCAACCGGTTCCCTATGCGTCTGTAACTTTTAGTAATAAAGCCAACACTGCATTAAGTGATGCTGTACTTACAGATGAAAAAGGACAGTACCAATTACAGCTTACTCCCGGAGCTTATGACATTACCGTAGAAGCTATTGATTACAAAAAAAGTGTAGTTAATAAAAATATTACCGGAGCCGGCAACATTGGAGCATTATCCATAGAAGCAGAGGCAACTTCTACTCTAGATGGAAAAACGAAGGAATTACAAGGTGTTGTTATTACTGCATCAGCAGCTAAGCCCTACAAAGTAGAACTTGACAAAAGAACTTATGATCCATCACAGGATATTGTCAGCAAAGGAGGAAACCTTCAGGATGTTCTGAGTAATGTACCTTCTGTTTCGGTAGATACGGACGGAACAGTTTCCATGAGAGGAAGTACGAATGTAAAATTCTTGATTAATGGAAAGCCGTCTTCTCTTTTGGGAATTGATGATGGTGCCAATGCACTGCAAAGTATCCCTGCCGATCAGATCGAAAGAATTGAAGTGATTACCAACCCTTCTTCAAAGTTTGAAGCAAGCGGAACTTCCGGTATTTTGAATATCATTCTTAAAAAGAATAAGAAAATTGGTTTTAATGGTAGTGTAGTTGGAACTTTGGGATATTTTCCAAGAACAGCCCTTAATGCCAATTTAAGCTGGAGAAAGAATAACTGGACATGGTTTGTGAACGGTGGCGGCGGATATACAGAAAACAAGACGAAAAATAATTCTGAAACAACCTACCATGATATTAAATTTCCAACGCTAGATCCAATTCCAACAACACCAGCAGAGATAGCAAAAGTCCCTAATGTCCCGGTTCACCAGTATCAAAACTCTGTCAATAAAACATATAATAAAAATTATAATGTAAGCGCAGGTTTTGTGTATGACATTTCTGATAAAACATCAGTCAATTTAACAGGATTGGTAAGAACATTTGAAGGAGATGGAAATGAGCTTGTAAATACCTACGATTCCTTTTATAAATACACTGGAGCAACGTCAGAGCCGTGGAAATTATTGAACCCTTACACGCTAAGAGATTCTAAAAGTGTTTTTAACAATCTGGCATTTCAAGGGGATTTAGGCTTAGATCATAAGTTTGATGATAACGGACAAAATTTATCCTTATCCTTAAGTTTACAAAGAAACAGAAGTAATAATAATGCTGACATTCTGGAAAGTGTTGACAATATACCCTCTGTACAAGATATTACCAGAAGACATTCTGTAAGCAAAACTGTAATTGGAAAAGCTGATTATGAGTTACCGGTAGGAGAAAATTCCAAAATTGAAGCAGGTTACAGATTGGATATCAATGATAATACTTATGATAATTTTGTAAGCAGCACTTCTAATAATCCTCTTATTCCGAACTATAATAACAATACGGATTATAAGGAAATGTTTAATGCATTCTATCTTCAGTTTAGAAGTAAAATAGGAAACTTTGGTTATCAGTTGGGATTAAGAGACGAAATTTCAAACGTTAAGATCAATTATATTAGCCAAAACCCTGATAAGGAACCATTAAATAAAACTAAGAATTACAACAACTTGTTTCCAAGTGTATTCTTAAGTTATGACATCTCTAAGAATAATCAGATCTTGGTAAACTACTCTCGTAGAATAGACAGACCTAGATCATTCTTCATGGTTCCTTTCCCTAATTACACGAATAATCAGAATATTTTTGAGGGGAATATTGATCTGAATCCATCTTATGTAGATTCTTATGAAGTAGGTTATAATATCACTAAGAAGAAGTTTACCATCAACCCTACTTTATATTACAGACATGCAACTGATGATACAAAAATGTTGGTGTACAGACCTGATGAAAGACAGAAAGTATTCTACACAAAACCTGAAAACCTGGGTAATGACGACCGTTATGGTTTGGATTTAAACTTTACATACGATCCTTTTGCATGGTTCAAAATCATGGGTAGTGTAGATTTATTCGGATACAAAACTTCCGGAATTGCAACTTATAAAACAATAGATGTAGACGGATTGACTCAGGTGCGTTCATTAGATTTTACAGGAAGTGGTTTTTCTACAAGACTACGTCTTAATACAACCTTTAAGCTTGATAAAACATTAAGTGTACAGTTGCAAGGATTCTATAGAGGAGGACAAAAAACAGCCAGCCAAGACAGAAAAGATATGTATGCCATCAACTTTGGAGCATCTAAAACGATCTGGAAAGGTGATGGAACACTTTCATTCAACATACAGGATATCTTTAATACAAGAGGTATGGAGGTGACTAACTACAGCAATGATTATACACGCAGCAGCTATATGCAATGGCAGCCAAGACAGTTCTCTATTGCCTTAACCTACAGATTTAAACAAGGTGAGAAAGTAGAGCAACCTAAGAAGAAAAAGGATATTAACTCCAATGAAACAGGCGACGATCAACAAGGTGGTCCAATCTAA
- the dapF gene encoding diaminopimelate epimerase — protein MEFYKYQGTGNDFVMVDNRDLQFPKDKNIIEKLCDRRFGIGSDGLILLENDPDYDFKMVYYNSDGGESTMCGNGGRCLVAFAFFLDVFEDKCKFIAIDGEHDAEIHNGIIKLKMIDVNTISHDGNDSVLNTGSPHYVKYVENLKDYDVYTEGHGIRNSENYKEKGINVNFIEKISDNEIFVRTYERGVEDETYSCGTGVTASALTFLQKDNLTSVKVKTLGGNLKVYAEKSGDSFCNIWLEGPAKQVFKGKVDIL, from the coding sequence ATGGAATTTTATAAATATCAGGGAACTGGGAATGATTTTGTAATGGTAGACAACCGTGATCTACAGTTTCCAAAAGACAAAAATATCATTGAAAAATTATGTGACAGACGCTTCGGAATAGGTTCTGATGGGCTTATCCTTTTGGAGAATGATCCTGATTATGATTTTAAAATGGTTTACTATAATTCTGACGGTGGTGAAAGTACCATGTGCGGAAACGGAGGAAGATGTCTTGTCGCCTTCGCATTTTTTCTAGACGTTTTTGAAGACAAATGTAAGTTCATCGCAATAGACGGTGAACATGATGCTGAAATTCATAACGGGATCATTAAACTAAAAATGATTGATGTAAACACCATTTCACATGACGGAAACGATTCTGTTCTTAATACAGGCTCTCCTCATTATGTAAAATATGTAGAAAATCTGAAAGACTATGACGTTTATACAGAAGGTCACGGTATCAGAAATTCAGAAAATTATAAGGAAAAAGGAATCAATGTCAACTTTATTGAAAAAATTTCCGATAATGAAATTTTTGTAAGAACCTATGAACGAGGCGTTGAGGACGAAACTTATAGCTGCGGCACAGGAGTTACAGCTTCGGCTTTAACTTTTCTTCAAAAAGACAATCTAACTTCTGTAAAAGTTAAAACCCTGGGAGGAAATCTTAAGGTATATGCTGAAAAAAGTGGAGATTCTTTCTGTAACATTTGGCTGGAAGGACCCGCAAAGCAAGTTTTTAAAGGAAAAGTAGATATTCTTTAA